From Phycisphaerae bacterium, the proteins below share one genomic window:
- a CDS encoding methyltransferase domain-containing protein: protein MPTHPVQRFYRYQAGVYDLTRWMFLYGRQRAIDLLEIQRDSRVLEIGCGTGLNFEHIVKRLDPARGRLVGVDFSQHMLGRAARRVASRGYVNLTVVGADAERLALNERFDAVLFAYSLSMIPDWQSALERACGHLSPGGRMVVLDFGRFDRWGPLRRLARGWLWLNHVETGRPYETKLAELLTNLRVEAHLGGYYFVAAGRK from the coding sequence CGTCCAACGTTTCTATCGCTACCAGGCCGGGGTCTATGACCTGACCCGGTGGATGTTCCTGTACGGTCGTCAACGGGCAATTGACTTGCTCGAAATCCAACGGGACAGCCGCGTGCTCGAGATCGGTTGCGGGACCGGCCTGAACTTCGAGCACATCGTCAAACGTCTCGATCCAGCCCGGGGGCGGCTGGTGGGTGTGGATTTCTCCCAGCACATGCTCGGCCGTGCGGCCAGGCGCGTCGCGTCGCGCGGGTATGTGAACCTCACGGTGGTTGGCGCCGATGCCGAGCGGCTAGCCCTGAACGAACGATTCGATGCGGTGCTCTTTGCCTACAGTCTGTCGATGATCCCCGACTGGCAGTCCGCTTTGGAGCGGGCATGTGGACACCTCAGCCCCGGTGGGCGAATGGTGGTGCTGGACTTCGGCCGTTTCGATCGCTGGGGACCGCTGAGAAGGCTTGCCCGAGGCTGGCTGTGGCTCAACCACGTGGAGACCGGACGGCCATATGAGACGAAGCTGGCCGAGCTACTCACCAACTTGAGGGTTGAGGCACATCTCGGCGGCTATTACTTCGTCGCCGCCGGGCGGAAGTAA